The region CCTCTGGGCAGTCGGTAAGGAGGTTATTTCTCTGCGTCCGGGTGAGTTGTTGGCTGAGCGCTATTGGTGTAAAGAAGGGCAGATTTTTCTTGACACAAAGCCAGGGTTATTGCCTGAAACCCTACCTGAGTTACCGGAAGCTGTTGAACCCTATTTACGCCTGATTGCCTGCCTGCCGCATGTGCCTCAGGTTTATGCGTTAGTGCCTTTTGGCTCGAAGCGTTCGCCAGAAGTGCTGTTATTAGAAGGTGCTCCCATTTATCCGCCGGGGGGAAGCGGTAGTGCAATTTCGGCAGAGTCTGAAGGGACATTAATGCCCGACTTGCCAACAGCCTGGAAACATGGCAACGGGCTACAGCAACTTCATTGGTTCTGGCAACTGGCTCGGTTATGGAAACCTCTGCATTATGAACGGGTTGCGAGTAGTTTACTGAATCCGGCTTTACTGCGAGTAGAAGGATCGCTAATTCGGTTGTTGGAGTTACACAACGATCATCATGCGCTATCACCAACTCTGGCGGATTTGGGCGAATTATGGCAGCGTTGGATTCCTGATGCTTGTTCAGACCTGACCGACTTTTTAACGTCGCTGTGTCACAAGTTGAAAGCTGGTCAGATCACAACATCTGAGCATTTAGTTGCAGTCCTGGATCAGGCGATCGCGACTTACAGTCAGTCTTTCACGCGGCAAATCCAAATTGCCACATTTACTGACCAGGGACCAACTCGCCAACGCAATGAAGATGCTTGCTTTCCACCCAGCGGTAGCGCTTTAGTGTTTCCGCCGAATCTGGAACTTGCTGCAGGTGAGAATTTGCCCTTGGTGGTAGTGTGCGATGGCATTGGAGGGCATGAAGGCGGGAATATTGCATCCAATTTGGCGATCGCCACTATCCAACAACGGTTGCAGAAGGTATCTGCTTCTACACCGCCAGAATCTGACACCTTTATTACGGAACTGGAACAAGCAACTCTGGCTGCAAATGATGTAATCTCTCAACGCAACGATGTAGAACACCGCCATGAGCGGCAACGCATGGGAACCACATTGGTCATGGCAGTGGCACGGGCCCATGAACTTTACATCACCCATGTTGGAGACAGTCGGGCTTATCGGGTGACGCCTTTAGGGTGCCACCAGATAACGTTGGACGATGATCTGGCAACGCGTGAAGTACGCCTAGGCTATGCTCTGTATCACGAAGCATTGCGCCAACCCAGTTCTGGCTCGTTAGTGCAGGCATTAGGGATGAATGCGTCTACCATGCTGCATCCTACAGTTGAGCGCTTTGTGCTGGATGAGGACTGTATCTTCCTGTTGTGTTCAGATGGGTTGAGCGACAACGATCGCGTTGAAGAATACTGGCAAACCATCCTGCTACCTGTACTAGAGGGAAAAACTGACTTGGCAAAAGCAGCACAACAATGGGTAGCGATCGCGAATGAGCAAAATGGTCATGATAATGTCACAATCGGGCTGGTCTACTGCCGCGTCTTTCCCAACCCTGCAAGTTTTTCAAGTCCAGTGCTAGCCAGTTCTCTCGCTACGTTGCCAGATGTGGAGCAAGCCAGCACAGTGTTGAGTGCTTCGTTAAGTGCTTCTACTCCACTCTCTTCCACTCTAAAAACTCACAATTTGAAACCATTAGAGCGATCGCGTCCTCGGACTGCATCCCTCTTACTGGGCTTGCTTCTAATTGTGGGAGTGGGTGGTTTCGTGACAGCTTTTCTGTTGAGAGGATTTAGCTTCTTAACGGGTGAGGTTACCAACACTCCTCCTCCTGAGCCTGCGGTAAGCGTACCAGTTCCCCCCACCCTTAGCCCCAGTCCCAACGCGGCTGCCAACTCCTTTGCAGTTGGCAGCCGCATGTTAGTGAACCGCTCCACCC is a window of Leptolyngbyaceae cyanobacterium JSC-12 DNA encoding:
- a CDS encoding serine/threonine protein phosphatase (IMG reference gene:2510097811~PFAM: Protein phosphatase 2C) — encoded protein: MHSLEATLYCANSLCQAPNPMSHRFCQQCRSPLPKRYLWAVGKEVISLRPGELLAERYWCKEGQIFLDTKPGLLPETLPELPEAVEPYLRLIACLPHVPQVYALVPFGSKRSPEVLLLEGAPIYPPGGSGSAISAESEGTLMPDLPTAWKHGNGLQQLHWFWQLARLWKPLHYERVASSLLNPALLRVEGSLIRLLELHNDHHALSPTLADLGELWQRWIPDACSDLTDFLTSLCHKLKAGQITTSEHLVAVLDQAIATYSQSFTRQIQIATFTDQGPTRQRNEDACFPPSGSALVFPPNLELAAGENLPLVVVCDGIGGHEGGNIASNLAIATIQQRLQKVSASTPPESDTFITELEQATLAANDVISQRNDVEHRHERQRMGTTLVMAVARAHELYITHVGDSRAYRVTPLGCHQITLDDDLATREVRLGYALYHEALRQPSSGSLVQALGMNASTMLHPTVERFVLDEDCIFLLCSDGLSDNDRVEEYWQTILLPVLEGKTDLAKAAQQWVAIANEQNGHDNVTIGLVYCRVFPNPASFSSPVLASSLATLPDVEQASTVLSASLSASTPLSSTLKTHNLKPLERSRPRTASLLLGLLLIVGVGGFVTAFLLRGFSFLTGEVTNTPPPEPAVSVPVPPTLSPSPNAAANSFAVGSRMLVNRSTPAGETAPIVLLPNPSSLADTTRSSVPIGSVLEVVSLRRTGLDQPWLGVKVCSLAQPSPANQSAIPQRIAQPGEQGWVPESAIAPFVTVNVSLTQAQLGACGNERRVSREGTPQ